In the Helianthus annuus cultivar XRQ/B chromosome 11, HanXRQr2.0-SUNRISE, whole genome shotgun sequence genome, one interval contains:
- the LOC110897588 gene encoding uncharacterized protein LOC110897588, which yields MKGQILAAFLAEVPKDEENELLKWEALEKEEKEKEDEAVWRLLTDGASSEEGSGAWITSISPEGVKLTYAIRLDFENTNNTAEYEALLAGLRLAKKVKVKHVEANTDSQLVVKRFHGEYEAKDSTMAQYVGRVKEMTKAFKTFKLEYIPRGRNRKSDALSKLASVAFDHLAREVKVEVLTSPSIITEEVATIENTQETWMTPIVKFLKDGVLPEGDWAARKIRVKALQYELIDGELYRMSYLGPSLKCVDNEEARYVVREIHEGICGMHFGPRTVVAKAMNVGFYWPIMYETALEEIKKCDNCQVHAPMTHRHKHPMIPVSTSWPLQKWAIDIIGPFPEGPGGVKYVVVAIDYFTKWVEARPLAKITGEQMKRFVLDNIICRYGLPMELVSDNGVQFAGKPFKPWCE from the coding sequence ATGAAAGGACAGATACTGGCAGCTTTTCTGGCTGAAGTCCCAAAGGACGAGGAAAATGAACTCCTGAAATGGGAAGCCCTGGAGAAGGAGGAGAAGGAAAAAGAGGATGAAGCGGTATGGAGACTGCTCACAGATGGAGCCTCAAGCGAGGAGGGAAGTGGAGCATGGATCACGTCGATCAGCCCCGAGGGAGTCAAATTAACGTATGCCATCAGACTAGACTTTGAGAACACCAATAACACGGCGGAATACGAAGCCCTTTTGGCAGGATTAAGGTTGGCAAAGAAGGTGAAAGTGAAGCACGTAGAAGCCAATACAGACTCACAATTGGTAGTCAAACGGTTCCACGGGGAGTACGAGGCGAAGGATAGCACGATGGCCCAGTACGTGGGCAGAGTGAAAGAGATGACCAAGGCCTTCAAGACCTTCAAGCTAGAGTATATCCCCCGAGGGAGAAACAGAAAGTCCGATGCTCTTAGCAAGTTAGCCTCCGTAGCCTTCGATCACCTGGCAAGGGAAGTCAAGGTGGAGGTCTTAACCTCCCCTTCCATCATAACGGAAGAAGTGGCTACGATTGAAAACACCCAAGAAACTTGGATGACACCAATTGTAAAATTCCTCAAGGACGGAGTACTACCTGAGGGTGACTGGGCAGCCCGGAAGATAAGAGTCAAAGCTTTACAGTATGAATTGATTGATGGGGAACTTTATCGAATGTCATACTTAGGACCATCGTTGAAGTGTGTCGATAATGAAGAAGCCAGGTATGTGGTAAGAGAAATACACGAAGGTATTTGTGGCATGCATTTTGGGCCAAGGACAGTAGTGGCAAAAGCAATGAATGTGGGATTTTATTGGCCCATAATGTATGAGACAGCTTTGGAAGAAATCAAGAAATGTGACAATTGCCAAGTCCATGCACCCATGACACACCGCCACAAGCACCCAATGATACCCGTGTCGACGTCTTGGCCGTTACAGAAGTGGGCCATTGACATTATCGGGCCATTTCCGGAGGGCCCAGGAGGAGTTAAATACGTGGTGGTCGCTATTgactatttcaccaaatgggtTGAGGCAAGGCCCCTGGCAAAGATTACGGGAGAACAAATGAAGCGATTTGTGCTGGACAACATCATATGCAGGTATGGGTTGCCAATGGAGTTAGTAAGTGACAATGGAGTCCAATTCGCAGGGAAGCCCTTTAAGCCATGGTGTGAGTAG